A single window of Archangium gephyra DNA harbors:
- a CDS encoding pre-toxin TG domain-containing protein: protein MRTPSRLSLLLMLVVAACRSHTDGMGSRLELPIRASALVTSAPACTPVQVLEGTNEVRAQAWAAARGLKRKGAWLALGLRMEGERVRLLAVHEHEGTGGEADPTDAESFRGLLEWALYRYVRSEPGEVVLTLRRGEGMWREEEASTGPVLSATQPQAPYEVFLRHHWEKPRSPGISLEEHTEGLTVLKRLEQWLLLQPEGRLKDAPSPLEKYVTLLEEERQHAVRWRAVQRKLAEYEAWGMKLLETYSPPPRRLAPGYLLSESPLREQSLRALGKATLAWAYAHTEDPDFLRRTPDEVALYLLANRSALASAVQLGRLAPVQLDYNEAFDPEVYKPEELVLELLVGLTPGAGEVVDANAAVTGRSLTGHQLTRTERMVCALGVLVPFVAGAVLIRGGDEGAEQLALLTGRSLDEVRVLSRVASHLSPGDTREIERLMAAASRGHSFTEEELRFLQRVARGLEAPLREAAGALKAGQKVSLLGVRTLPDGTRLLPGTPAHKAQRWVDYQFRHPAKYHRFAFQPDSDWVRMYESILKNRQAGNAFEDAMLQTGRYERNATMMLPPPGSGAQGFIPDSVKGNPAELVWGQPYAFIEAKARKELSLSGNLEAMIEYVEKYGGHLELWVRSASHADGPTKLSAPLLRRLVNLKDMGNATLKYHP, encoded by the coding sequence GTGGCCGCCTGCCGGAGCCACACGGACGGCATGGGCTCGCGCCTGGAGCTCCCGATAAGAGCATCGGCTCTGGTCACTTCCGCGCCCGCATGCACTCCAGTTCAGGTGCTGGAAGGGACGAACGAAGTGCGCGCCCAGGCCTGGGCAGCGGCGCGGGGGCTGAAGCGCAAGGGAGCATGGCTGGCACTCGGGCTGCGCATGGAAGGCGAGCGGGTCCGGCTGCTCGCCGTCCACGAACACGAGGGAACCGGTGGCGAGGCGGATCCGACGGATGCGGAGAGCTTCCGTGGCCTGCTGGAATGGGCGCTGTACCGGTACGTGCGGAGCGAGCCGGGCGAGGTGGTGCTGACACTGCGGCGGGGTGAAGGCATGTGGAGGGAGGAGGAAGCGTCCACGGGCCCGGTGCTCTCGGCCACACAGCCCCAGGCACCGTATGAGGTCTTCCTGCGCCACCACTGGGAGAAGCCCCGGTCCCCGGGCATTTCCCTGGAGGAGCACACGGAGGGCCTGACGGTCCTCAAGAGATTGGAGCAGTGGTTGCTGCTTCAGCCGGAGGGAAGACTGAAGGACGCCCCATCTCCCTTGGAGAAGTACGTCACGCTGCTCGAGGAAGAACGGCAGCACGCGGTGCGCTGGCGGGCCGTGCAGCGCAAGCTGGCTGAATACGAAGCGTGGGGAATGAAGCTGCTGGAGACCTACTCCCCGCCTCCACGCCGCCTGGCGCCGGGTTATCTCCTGAGCGAGTCGCCCCTGCGAGAGCAGTCCTTGCGAGCGCTGGGCAAGGCCACACTGGCCTGGGCATACGCACACACGGAGGATCCGGACTTCCTCAGGCGCACACCCGACGAGGTGGCGCTCTACCTGCTGGCGAACCGCTCGGCGCTGGCCAGTGCGGTGCAGCTGGGCCGGCTGGCACCCGTGCAGCTGGACTACAACGAGGCCTTCGACCCGGAGGTGTACAAGCCCGAGGAGTTGGTGCTCGAGCTGCTGGTGGGCCTGACTCCAGGAGCGGGTGAAGTGGTGGACGCGAATGCCGCCGTGACGGGCAGGAGCCTCACCGGCCATCAACTCACGCGCACCGAGCGCATGGTGTGCGCGCTGGGAGTGCTGGTGCCCTTCGTGGCCGGCGCCGTGTTGATTCGGGGCGGTGACGAGGGTGCGGAGCAACTGGCGCTGCTCACCGGCCGGAGCCTGGACGAGGTGCGGGTGCTCTCGCGTGTGGCCTCGCACCTCTCGCCTGGAGATACCAGGGAGATCGAGCGCCTGATGGCGGCGGCCTCCCGGGGCCACTCCTTCACGGAAGAGGAGTTGCGATTCCTCCAGCGTGTGGCGCGTGGGCTGGAGGCACCACTGCGCGAGGCGGCCGGGGCGCTGAAGGCGGGCCAGAAGGTCTCACTCCTGGGCGTGCGCACACTGCCGGACGGCACCCGGCTATTGCCCGGCACACCCGCCCACAAGGCGCAGCGCTGGGTGGACTACCAGTTCCGCCACCCGGCGAAGTACCACCGTTTCGCATTCCAACCAGACTCTGACTGGGTGCGGATGTACGAGTCCATCCTCAAGAACCGGCAGGCGGGCAATGCCTTCGAAGACGCCATGCTCCAGACGGGAAGATACGAACGCAATGCTACGATGATGCTGCCGCCTCCCGGAAGCGGCGCCCAGGGATTCATCCCCGACTCGGTAAAGGGCAATCCAGCGGAACTGGTGTGGGGCCAGCCCTACGCATTCATCGAGGCCAAGGCCCGTAAGGAGTTGTCCCTCTCCGGCAACCTCGAAGCAATGATTGAGTATGTGGAGAAGTACGGCGGCCACCTCGAACTGTGGGTCCGCTCCGCCAGCCATGCCGATGGACCCACGAAGCTTTCAGCACCACTTCTCAGGCGCTTGGTGAACTTGAAAGATATGGGTAATGCAACACTGAAATACCATCCATGA
- a CDS encoding acyl-CoA dehydrogenase encodes MAIDDVQGPSAQELLSLPHLAPLVPMLYVAWTDGELTPEEIRALGAAARSQHWLDLRSTAVLANWLDPLNPPSPSALAQVGEHIRRTAERLSRSDQKSLVELGAHLAEAIGGKDALPAPMPELARSLAPVETALGVSGAEAVRTLVAVPKLHAVKPPEPHSFSVEALRAVLERTYSAERASVREWLADPAFRYVDERDTAAYRAQVLAWLKQLAARGLGQFAYPGNLEKVDLGRFIAAFETLAFFDLSLVVKAGVHFGLFGGSIYFLGTERHHREYLPRVASVELPGCFAMSELGHGSNVRDVETLARYDAERGEFVVHTPSESARKEWIGNAAQHARVATVFAQLEVKGERHGVHALLVPLRDEEGRLLPGVRVEDCGLKMGLNGVDNGRLWFDGVRVPRENLLDRFSRVSPEGEYSSAIPGVSKRFFTMLGTLVAGRVSVACAALSAAKSGLSIAISYGDERRQFGPAGAQEVRLLDYQAHQLRLLRPLATTYALDFALKHLVKRYVGRTEEDALQVEALAAGLKAYASRHTTHTLQVAREACGGQGYLVANRLPSLKADTDVFATFEGDNTVLLQLVAKSLLTGYRQQFEDDRVFTVMRLIVDRASGALGDRNPFSVRRTGSEHLRDGDFQLRALRFRESDLLASAARRLRERLSSGVDSFEAFNQCQDHLLALALAHVERVVLEQFLLGVAEVEDPALKSVLGRLCDVYGLGCLQDASGWFLENDHLEGAKAKAIRKEVTRLCAELRPDAVALTKAFGIPGTCLAAPIALGRPSP; translated from the coding sequence ATGGCCATCGACGATGTGCAGGGCCCTTCCGCGCAGGAGCTGCTGTCCCTCCCCCACCTCGCTCCCCTCGTCCCCATGCTCTACGTGGCCTGGACCGACGGCGAGCTGACTCCCGAGGAGATCCGCGCCCTGGGTGCCGCGGCCCGCTCGCAGCACTGGTTGGACCTGCGCTCCACCGCCGTGCTCGCGAACTGGTTGGATCCCCTCAACCCGCCCAGCCCCAGCGCCCTCGCGCAGGTGGGCGAGCACATCCGCCGCACCGCCGAGCGCCTCTCCCGCAGTGACCAGAAGAGCCTCGTGGAGCTGGGTGCCCACCTCGCCGAGGCCATTGGTGGCAAGGACGCCCTGCCCGCCCCCATGCCCGAGCTGGCCCGCAGCCTGGCCCCCGTGGAGACGGCACTCGGCGTGTCCGGCGCCGAGGCCGTGCGCACGCTCGTCGCCGTCCCCAAGCTCCACGCCGTCAAGCCGCCCGAGCCCCACTCCTTCAGCGTGGAGGCACTGCGCGCCGTGCTGGAACGCACCTACTCCGCCGAGCGCGCCAGCGTCCGGGAGTGGCTGGCGGACCCCGCCTTCCGCTACGTGGACGAGCGCGACACGGCCGCCTACCGCGCCCAGGTGCTCGCCTGGCTGAAGCAACTGGCCGCACGGGGGCTGGGCCAGTTCGCGTACCCGGGCAACCTCGAGAAGGTGGACCTGGGCCGCTTCATCGCCGCCTTCGAGACGCTGGCCTTCTTCGACCTGAGCCTCGTGGTGAAGGCGGGTGTGCACTTCGGACTCTTCGGCGGAAGCATCTACTTCCTGGGCACCGAGCGCCACCACCGGGAGTACCTGCCGCGTGTGGCCTCGGTGGAGCTGCCCGGCTGCTTCGCCATGAGCGAGCTGGGCCATGGCTCCAACGTACGCGACGTGGAGACGCTGGCCCGCTACGACGCGGAGCGCGGCGAGTTCGTGGTGCACACGCCCTCGGAGTCGGCACGCAAGGAGTGGATCGGCAACGCGGCCCAGCACGCGCGCGTGGCCACGGTGTTCGCGCAGCTCGAGGTGAAGGGCGAGCGCCACGGCGTCCACGCGCTGCTCGTCCCCCTCCGGGACGAGGAGGGCCGGCTGCTGCCCGGGGTGCGCGTGGAGGATTGCGGCCTGAAGATGGGGCTGAACGGCGTGGACAACGGGCGGCTGTGGTTCGACGGCGTGCGCGTGCCGCGCGAGAACCTGCTGGACCGCTTCTCGCGGGTGAGCCCCGAGGGCGAGTACAGCAGTGCCATCCCCGGTGTCTCCAAGCGCTTCTTCACCATGCTGGGCACGCTGGTGGCGGGCCGGGTGAGCGTGGCGTGCGCGGCGCTGAGCGCGGCCAAGAGCGGGTTGAGCATCGCCATCTCCTACGGGGACGAGCGCCGGCAGTTCGGCCCGGCCGGTGCGCAGGAGGTGCGGCTGCTGGACTACCAGGCCCACCAGCTCCGGCTGCTGCGCCCCCTGGCCACCACGTACGCGCTGGACTTCGCGCTCAAGCACCTGGTGAAGCGCTACGTGGGACGCACCGAGGAGGACGCGCTGCAGGTGGAGGCACTGGCGGCCGGACTCAAGGCGTATGCCTCCCGCCACACCACGCACACGCTCCAGGTGGCACGCGAGGCGTGCGGCGGCCAGGGCTACCTCGTGGCCAACCGGCTGCCCTCGCTCAAGGCGGACACGGACGTCTTCGCCACCTTCGAGGGCGACAACACGGTGCTGCTGCAACTGGTGGCCAAGAGCCTGCTCACCGGCTACCGGCAGCAGTTCGAGGACGACCGCGTCTTCACGGTGATGCGGCTCATCGTGGACCGGGCCTCGGGGGCACTCGGGGACCGCAACCCCTTCTCGGTGCGGCGCACGGGCAGCGAGCACCTGCGCGACGGCGACTTCCAGCTGCGCGCCCTGCGCTTCCGGGAGTCGGACCTGCTGGCCTCGGCGGCGCGGCGGCTGCGCGAGCGCCTGAGCTCGGGGGTGGACTCGTTCGAGGCCTTCAACCAGTGCCAGGACCACCTGCTGGCGCTCGCGCTCGCGCACGTGGAGCGCGTGGTGCTGGAGCAGTTCCTCCTGGGCGTCGCCGAGGTGGAGGATCCCGCGCTCAAGTCGGTGCTCGGCCGGCTGTGTGACGTGTACGGCCTGGGCTGCCTGCAGGACGCGAGCGGCTGGTTCCTGGAGAACGACCACCTGGAGGGCGCCAAGGCCAAGGCCATCCGCAAGGAGGTGACGCGGCTGTGCGCCGAGCTCCGTCCCGACGCGGTGGCGCTCACGAAGGCCTTCGGCATCCCCGGCACGTGCCTGGCCGCGCCCATCGCGCTGGGCAGGCCCTCCCCCTGA